In Geopsychrobacter electrodiphilus DSM 16401, a single window of DNA contains:
- a CDS encoding DNA polymerase III subunit alpha, producing MTGFTHLHVQSSFSPHWGVRPLGDLCAATKAMGMTQLALTDRNGLYGIPHFLEAARRQGIAPIIGAEAVSGTHRALLLARNEEGYSNLCRLLSDLHSRRDFDLGQSLIRYRRGLIVISDVPAILTPLRHQSSKGLFVELSPGHQMHRALALSRESGLPPVATSRALFLAPEDFELHRVLRAIALNTKLSRLKQEETASASDLLLPPEQLADFYPHCPEALENTVQIAAACKTDWDFSTTIFPAYRGLASEEAFIALEGRARDGARWRYGEIDDRVEARLQKELTIINEKGFSHYFLVVEEITRQSPRTCGRGSAAASLVAYCLGITHVDPIRYNLFFERFLNPGRVDPPDIDIDFPWDERDAVLDFAFARYGAQRAAMVANQIGFKGRAAVKEVAKVFGMPEAEIKAVTSRISGYLKADQALAGLEQHPLFKGEKLSADWQNILRLAGRLHGQLRHLSLHCGGLVIVPDEIRRYVPVEISAKGLPVMQWEKEQTEAAGLVKIDILGNRSLAVIRDALAAVCKNTGRDIDYATWQPLEDAEARELLRRGETMGCFYIESPATRQLLKKMWNGNPRLEECDLFEHLVMASSIIRPAANAFIREFVSRMRGKQWNPIHPLLSEVLDETYGIAIYQEQITQIAMALADFSAFEGDQLRKIISKKHKEKKLADYRQMFMAGGGRKGVPPDVLAAVWEQILSFGGYSFCKPHSASYALVSCKSAWLKAMYPAEFMAAVISNQGGYYSAFAYLSEARRMGLKVLPPDINASAYHYTGAHRSLRVGLMQIEGLSKKALEALLRTRGEGGAFTGFRDFLQRGRIDPSDAKLLIKAGCFDVLEGIQKRPALLWELLALDKQFDRRGTGLLFEDNKTSLPSPPPYDDKVMLRQEIETLGMLTSCHPLLLHQREISRLKPVRGDQMQNWVGSYVTMIGWWVTGKTVQDKGGRPMEFVSFEDTTAIFDATFFPRAYERFCQKMTRQRPFILKGKVEEEFGVAALNIEWVDFLDQ from the coding sequence ATGACCGGGTTTACCCACCTGCATGTCCAATCCTCCTTCTCTCCCCACTGGGGTGTTCGCCCTCTTGGGGATCTCTGTGCTGCAACCAAAGCCATGGGGATGACACAACTCGCGCTCACCGACAGAAATGGACTGTACGGAATTCCCCACTTTCTTGAAGCGGCGAGGAGACAAGGGATTGCCCCGATCATCGGCGCCGAGGCGGTCAGCGGCACACACCGGGCCTTGCTTCTGGCGCGTAATGAAGAAGGCTACAGCAATCTGTGCCGCCTCTTGTCCGATCTTCACAGTCGCCGCGATTTCGACCTTGGTCAAAGCCTCATTAGGTACCGTCGAGGACTCATTGTGATCTCCGACGTACCTGCCATCTTGACCCCCCTGCGCCATCAATCGTCGAAGGGCCTTTTTGTCGAACTCTCTCCCGGACATCAGATGCACCGCGCCCTGGCCCTGTCGCGTGAGTCAGGACTGCCGCCGGTCGCAACGTCACGAGCGCTCTTTCTGGCGCCTGAAGATTTCGAGTTGCACCGGGTGTTGCGGGCGATTGCGCTCAACACCAAGCTCTCGCGACTTAAACAAGAAGAGACCGCCAGCGCCAGCGACCTGCTGCTCCCACCGGAACAACTCGCCGATTTTTATCCTCACTGCCCCGAGGCTCTGGAAAATACTGTCCAGATTGCCGCTGCGTGCAAAACCGATTGGGATTTTTCCACTACCATCTTCCCTGCCTATCGCGGTCTGGCCAGCGAGGAAGCGTTTATCGCGCTGGAAGGTCGCGCCCGGGATGGTGCCCGGTGGCGCTATGGCGAGATTGATGACAGGGTCGAAGCCAGGCTGCAAAAAGAGCTGACCATCATCAACGAGAAAGGCTTTTCCCACTACTTTCTGGTCGTGGAGGAGATCACCCGGCAGTCGCCGCGCACCTGTGGTCGGGGGAGCGCTGCCGCGTCGCTGGTCGCTTACTGTCTCGGCATCACCCACGTCGACCCCATCCGCTACAATCTCTTCTTCGAGCGCTTTCTCAACCCCGGCCGGGTCGATCCGCCGGACATCGATATCGACTTTCCCTGGGATGAACGTGACGCCGTCCTCGACTTCGCATTTGCCCGTTATGGCGCGCAACGAGCGGCGATGGTCGCCAACCAGATCGGTTTCAAGGGGCGGGCGGCCGTCAAGGAGGTCGCCAAGGTTTTCGGCATGCCCGAGGCCGAGATAAAGGCCGTCACCTCGCGCATCTCAGGGTATTTAAAGGCGGACCAGGCTCTCGCCGGGCTTGAACAGCACCCTTTATTCAAGGGGGAGAAACTTTCTGCTGACTGGCAGAACATTTTACGCCTCGCCGGTCGTTTGCATGGTCAGCTGCGTCACCTCTCGCTTCACTGTGGCGGATTGGTCATCGTGCCGGACGAGATCCGGCGCTACGTACCGGTAGAGATCTCCGCCAAGGGTCTCCCCGTCATGCAGTGGGAGAAGGAGCAAACCGAGGCCGCCGGGCTGGTCAAGATCGATATCCTTGGCAACCGTTCTCTGGCCGTCATCCGTGACGCGCTGGCGGCCGTCTGCAAAAACACCGGCCGCGACATCGATTATGCGACCTGGCAACCGCTGGAGGATGCCGAGGCACGGGAGCTTCTGCGCCGCGGCGAGACCATGGGCTGCTTTTACATCGAATCTCCCGCCACTCGGCAGCTGCTCAAAAAAATGTGGAACGGCAATCCCAGGCTTGAAGAGTGTGATCTGTTTGAACACCTGGTGATGGCCTCTTCCATCATCCGTCCGGCGGCGAATGCCTTTATCCGCGAGTTCGTTTCACGCATGCGCGGCAAGCAGTGGAATCCCATTCACCCGCTGCTGAGCGAGGTGCTGGACGAAACCTACGGTATCGCAATCTACCAGGAACAGATCACCCAGATAGCCATGGCTCTGGCCGACTTTTCGGCCTTCGAAGGGGATCAGCTGCGCAAGATCATCAGCAAAAAACATAAAGAGAAGAAGCTGGCCGACTATCGGCAGATGTTTATGGCGGGAGGCGGCCGCAAAGGGGTCCCGCCCGATGTTCTGGCCGCCGTCTGGGAGCAGATCCTCTCCTTCGGCGGCTACTCTTTCTGCAAACCGCACTCGGCTTCCTACGCTCTGGTGAGTTGTAAATCCGCCTGGCTGAAGGCCATGTATCCGGCCGAGTTCATGGCGGCGGTCATTTCCAATCAGGGCGGTTATTACTCGGCCTTTGCTTACCTCTCCGAGGCGCGTCGTATGGGGTTGAAGGTTCTTCCGCCTGACATCAACGCCAGCGCATACCATTATACCGGAGCGCATCGTTCCCTGCGGGTCGGCTTGATGCAGATCGAAGGTCTGAGTAAAAAAGCGCTTGAGGCGCTTCTGCGGACACGCGGAGAGGGGGGGGCTTTTACCGGTTTTCGAGACTTTCTCCAGCGGGGCAGAATCGACCCGTCAGACGCAAAACTGCTGATCAAGGCTGGGTGCTTTGATGTGCTGGAAGGCATACAGAAGCGTCCGGCGCTGCTTTGGGAACTTCTCGCTCTCGATAAACAGTTTGACCGCCGTGGCACTGGACTGCTTTTCGAGGATAACAAGACCTCATTACCTTCCCCACCCCCCTATGATGACAAGGTCATGTTGCGCCAGGAGATCGAGACCCTGGGCATGCTCACCTCATGTCACCCCTTACTGCTTCATCAACGGGAGATCTCCCGCCTTAAGCCGGTACGCGGTGATCAGATGCAGAACTGGGTCGGGAGTTATGTAACGATGATCGGCTGGTGGGTGACGGGGAAAACGGTTCAGGACAAGGGAGGGCGTCCAATGGAATTCGTGTCGTTCGAGGACACGACGGCCATTTTCGACGCAACTTTCTTTCCCAGAGCTTATGAACGATTTTGCCAGAAGATGACGCGCCAACGGCCTTTCATCCTGAAAGGGAAAGTGGAGGAAGAATTCGGCGTCGCGGCGTTGAACATTGAGTGGGTAGATTTTTTAGATCAATAA
- a CDS encoding DNA polymerase Y family protein yields the protein MERDILHLSIPAFAIALARVVDSSLRERPVAIIPGNSDRALVQSVSSEARREGVFEGMPAFRARRLCPALILVPPKPELIAKGTQRLIEVSGRYSPILEPNSHGRLFLDLTGCRRLLGPGRDVAARLEREIATRLRLQGAIGVAGNKLVSRIASGYLEKPGVCDVLHGAERSFIGPLPVSVLPGIGQARELVLMQDLNLRRVEEVCALSVAQLRLAFGPFASLLHQRACGLDPSPVQPPCRSPEVSEEAFLQIEENNDQILLAALCRLVEGCGLKLRRMGTGTGRITLSVNYTDGVSAQRTSTLPLAQNHDLVLFAIAEELFEKACQRRVRVKGLKLVCSRFSSEQRQMDLFADPNTLPSCPSALQAALDGLRGKYGMASVRWGRAMVS from the coding sequence ATGGAACGCGACATTCTCCATCTCTCCATTCCAGCTTTCGCTATCGCGTTGGCCCGGGTTGTCGACTCGTCTTTGCGCGAACGACCCGTGGCGATCATTCCCGGCAACTCTGACCGCGCTCTGGTTCAGTCCGTCTCCTCCGAGGCCAGGCGCGAGGGCGTTTTTGAAGGCATGCCCGCCTTTCGCGCACGCCGTCTTTGTCCCGCCCTTATTCTGGTGCCACCGAAGCCCGAACTGATTGCCAAAGGGACCCAGCGGTTGATTGAGGTCTCTGGCCGCTACAGTCCAATTCTTGAACCGAATTCTCATGGTCGCCTCTTTCTGGATCTCACCGGTTGCCGCCGTTTGTTGGGGCCGGGGCGTGACGTTGCTGCCCGGCTGGAGAGGGAGATTGCCACGCGCTTGCGACTACAAGGCGCAATCGGCGTTGCCGGGAATAAACTGGTTTCACGCATCGCCTCCGGCTATCTGGAAAAACCGGGAGTATGTGATGTTTTACATGGGGCTGAACGCAGCTTCATCGGCCCGCTGCCGGTTTCGGTCCTGCCGGGGATTGGTCAGGCGCGCGAGCTGGTTTTGATGCAGGATCTCAACCTGCGCCGGGTGGAGGAGGTGTGTGCGCTCTCTGTCGCCCAGCTTCGTCTGGCTTTCGGACCCTTTGCCTCGCTGCTGCATCAGCGCGCCTGCGGCCTCGATCCTTCCCCCGTCCAGCCCCCATGTCGCTCGCCCGAGGTGAGCGAAGAGGCGTTTCTGCAGATCGAGGAGAACAACGACCAGATTCTGCTTGCCGCGTTGTGTCGTCTGGTCGAGGGCTGTGGTCTGAAATTACGGCGCATGGGGACAGGGACAGGTCGCATCACCCTGAGCGTAAACTATACTGACGGGGTCTCTGCCCAACGCACGTCTACCCTCCCTCTGGCTCAGAATCATGACCTGGTGCTCTTCGCGATCGCGGAAGAACTGTTCGAGAAAGCCTGTCAGCGGCGGGTGCGGGTAAAGGGGTTGAAGCTGGTCTGCTCGCGGTTCAGCTCTGAACAAAGGCAGATGGACCTGTTTGCTGACCCGAACACGCTGCCTTCCTGCCCGTCGGCGTTGCAGGCCGCTCTGGATGGTCTGCGTGGCAAGTATGGGATGGCCTCGGTCCGTTGGGGCCGAGCCATGGTGTCATGA
- the lexA gene encoding transcriptional repressor LexA: MSPITPKQKKVLDFVEAYIAREGCSPSQKEIAQAFGYSSLGTVQNYLIRLEREGFLAKDWNARRGMRLLRPKGNSFELPLAGSVAAGKPIEAVETHDSIEVPASMVGPGENFVLRIQGDSMIGDGILSGDYVVVRKQASAENGQTVIALLGDEATVKRFYRKGEQIELHPANPSMLPIRVEDDENFRIEGVVVGVIRHCL, translated from the coding sequence ATGAGCCCAATTACCCCGAAACAAAAGAAGGTGCTCGACTTCGTCGAGGCATACATTGCCAGGGAAGGCTGTTCGCCATCCCAGAAGGAAATAGCTCAGGCTTTCGGCTATAGCTCTCTCGGCACGGTGCAAAACTATCTGATTCGTCTGGAGCGCGAGGGTTTTCTCGCGAAGGATTGGAACGCCAGGCGCGGCATGAGGCTGTTGCGTCCCAAAGGGAACAGCTTCGAGCTGCCGTTGGCTGGAAGCGTCGCGGCGGGCAAGCCGATTGAGGCGGTTGAAACCCACGACAGCATCGAGGTCCCGGCTTCCATGGTGGGTCCGGGTGAAAACTTTGTCCTGCGTATTCAGGGGGACTCCATGATCGGGGACGGTATCCTGAGCGGCGACTATGTGGTCGTGCGCAAGCAGGCTTCTGCCGAGAATGGTCAGACGGTGATTGCTCTGCTTGGTGATGAAGCGACAGTCAAGCGTTTTTACCGCAAGGGGGAGCAGATCGAACTGCATCCGGCTAATCCGTCGATGCTGCCGATCAGGGTTGAGGATGATGAGAACTTTCGCATAGAAGGAGTCGTGGTGGGAGTCATCCGGCATTGTTTGTGA
- a CDS encoding DUF4019 domain-containing protein yields the protein MLIPKKYHFHLVALVAVAVMIFYPILSKKVEPRMLMEGTIAAEDFLHLIDSGQYEQSWNSASALMRDKIFLEVWNRRIPAMRTKVGTLISRHQTDASISDMAEGAPEGKYLTLVYDSTFSKQSTATETVILALEKDENWRVAGYFLK from the coding sequence ATGCTTATCCCCAAAAAATACCATTTCCATCTAGTTGCACTCGTTGCGGTCGCAGTGATGATCTTCTATCCGATCCTGAGCAAAAAAGTTGAACCGCGGATGCTGATGGAAGGAACAATCGCGGCTGAAGATTTTCTCCACCTGATTGACAGCGGACAGTATGAGCAAAGCTGGAACAGTGCCTCTGCCCTGATGAGAGATAAAATTTTTCTCGAGGTATGGAACCGCAGAATACCGGCCATGCGCACCAAAGTCGGAACCCTGATCAGTCGTCATCAGACAGACGCTTCGATATCTGATATGGCCGAAGGCGCACCCGAGGGGAAATATCTGACCCTGGTCTATGACTCAACCTTCTCGAAGCAGTCCACGGCAACCGAAACCGTTATTCTTGCCCTGGAAAAAGACGAGAACTGGCGAGTCGCGGGCTATTTCCTGAAATAA
- the malQ gene encoding 4-alpha-glucanotransferase, with amino-acid sequence MLTKRQSGILLHPTSLAGAEGSGTLGEEAFAFVDFLVSAGQSVWQILPLGPTGFGDCPYSSFSAFAGNPDLISLSGLVRLGDLKASDLPPQGPQGNRVDFEACRATRTPVLQKAAQHFLTAKTTNQRHQNFSDFCQQQASWLNDYAFYRAMRCAQRQRSWQEWPKSLRDRHESALHQGGTELAAEIALEKYLQFVFFEQWAALKSYANRKGVQIFGDLPIFVAYDSADVWANRDLFQLDIEGQPHLVAGVPPDYFSEDGQLWGNPLYDWDHMREDGYAWWKARLQWNLQLFDLVRIDHFRGFEACWAVPAQEKTAINGTWQTGPGADFFQRIKQALGDLALIAEDLGVITPAVRQLRDQFSLPGMKILQFAFDSGPKNPYLPHQYPRNAVVYTGTHDNTTSRAWWESLPAEGKQQVRDYLGTPCRDMPWPLIRCALASTARLAIFPVQDCLRLGSDARMNQPGTALGNWNWRLIQDQLDPAIALRLAHLCEQFDRCTMEKIK; translated from the coding sequence ATGCTCACCAAACGTCAGTCAGGAATTCTGCTCCACCCCACCTCCCTCGCCGGCGCCGAAGGTTCGGGCACTCTGGGCGAGGAGGCCTTTGCCTTTGTTGATTTTCTGGTATCTGCCGGACAGAGTGTCTGGCAGATACTCCCCCTCGGGCCGACCGGCTTCGGCGATTGTCCCTACAGTTCGTTTTCGGCCTTTGCCGGCAACCCGGATCTGATCAGCCTGTCCGGCCTGGTACGTCTCGGCGACCTGAAGGCATCAGACCTCCCTCCGCAAGGCCCCCAGGGCAACCGGGTCGATTTCGAGGCCTGTCGAGCGACACGCACCCCCGTATTACAGAAGGCGGCACAGCACTTCCTGACGGCAAAAACCACCAACCAGCGTCACCAGAATTTTTCTGATTTCTGTCAGCAGCAGGCAAGCTGGCTGAATGACTACGCGTTCTATCGTGCCATGCGCTGCGCCCAAAGGCAGCGCAGCTGGCAGGAGTGGCCAAAAAGCCTACGCGACCGTCACGAATCTGCGTTGCATCAGGGGGGAACCGAACTCGCCGCCGAGATCGCGTTGGAGAAATATCTTCAGTTTGTTTTTTTCGAACAATGGGCTGCGCTGAAAAGCTATGCGAACCGAAAAGGGGTTCAAATCTTCGGCGATCTCCCGATCTTTGTTGCCTATGATTCAGCTGATGTCTGGGCCAACCGTGATCTTTTTCAACTGGATATAGAGGGGCAACCGCACCTGGTCGCCGGAGTCCCTCCCGATTATTTCAGCGAGGATGGTCAATTATGGGGGAACCCTCTCTATGACTGGGACCACATGCGTGAAGATGGCTATGCCTGGTGGAAAGCGCGGTTGCAATGGAACCTGCAGCTGTTCGACCTGGTCCGGATCGACCACTTCCGCGGGTTTGAGGCCTGCTGGGCCGTTCCGGCACAGGAGAAAACAGCAATTAACGGGACCTGGCAGACAGGCCCCGGCGCCGATTTTTTTCAGCGCATAAAGCAGGCCCTCGGCGATCTGGCGCTGATCGCTGAGGATCTTGGAGTCATCACCCCGGCAGTTCGACAATTACGTGATCAGTTCAGCCTGCCGGGAATGAAAATTCTACAATTCGCCTTCGACTCAGGACCTAAAAACCCCTACCTTCCGCATCAGTACCCGAGAAACGCGGTGGTTTACACTGGCACCCACGATAACACCACCAGCCGTGCCTGGTGGGAATCTCTCCCTGCGGAAGGCAAACAACAGGTGCGAGACTACCTTGGAACCCCTTGTCGAGACATGCCCTGGCCACTGATCCGATGCGCCCTCGCCAGCACAGCGAGGCTTGCGATTTTCCCTGTCCAGGATTGTCTGAGGCTCGGGAGTGACGCACGTATGAACCAGCCAGGGACGGCCCTCGGAAACTGGAACTGGCGCCTGATTCAAGATCAGCTGGATCCGGCGATCGCGTTACGATTGGCCCATCTCTGTGAACAGTTTGACCGATGCACCATGGAGAAGATAAAGTAA
- a CDS encoding GW dipeptide domain-containing protein has translation MKRILVLLVVSISVMTLSACSKKDEAPKVEAPAAAATTQAPVAAKAAGVTGKVVETMNAAGYTYVQVDDGTKKVWAAAPEFKVSVGDNVIIPEGMPMKNYHSKSLGRDFDVVYFVDSILNPNAPAAAKTDAKMPEGHPNTQVASTPPVTVDLKGIAKAKGGMTVAEVNTDKAALAGKEVAVRGKVVKYNAQIMGKNWLHIQDGTGDAAKGSNDITVTSTTEAKVGDTVLVSGKVTLDKDFGYGYKYALIIEDAKVTVEK, from the coding sequence GTGAAACGAATCCTTGTTCTTCTCGTCGTAAGTATTTCTGTTATGACTCTCTCTGCCTGTAGCAAAAAAGATGAAGCCCCCAAAGTGGAAGCTCCTGCTGCTGCCGCCACTACCCAGGCTCCCGTTGCCGCTAAAGCGGCCGGTGTGACAGGTAAAGTCGTCGAAACCATGAATGCGGCTGGCTACACCTACGTGCAGGTTGATGATGGTACGAAAAAAGTCTGGGCTGCGGCTCCTGAGTTCAAAGTTAGCGTCGGCGATAATGTGATCATCCCCGAGGGAATGCCGATGAAAAACTATCACAGCAAGTCACTTGGGCGCGATTTTGATGTGGTCTATTTTGTCGATTCAATCCTCAACCCCAATGCACCGGCCGCTGCAAAAACTGACGCGAAGATGCCGGAAGGTCATCCCAACACCCAGGTCGCCTCTACCCCCCCGGTCACTGTTGACCTGAAGGGGATTGCAAAAGCCAAAGGCGGTATGACTGTTGCCGAAGTTAACACCGACAAGGCTGCGCTGGCCGGTAAAGAGGTCGCTGTCCGCGGCAAGGTCGTGAAGTACAATGCCCAGATCATGGGTAAGAATTGGCTGCACATTCAGGATGGAACCGGCGACGCGGCTAAAGGCAGCAACGACATCACGGTCACCTCTACGACCGAAGCCAAGGTTGGCGACACCGTACTGGTGAGTGGGAAAGTAACTCTCGATAAAGATTTTGGCTACGGCTACAAATATGCTCTGATCATTGAAGACGCTAAAGTCACTGTTGAAAAATAA
- a CDS encoding YhcH/YjgK/YiaL family protein gives MIVDRIENFAEYLTLGDRLARALDFLHRTDFAEMALGEHCLEGRDIMAIVNEYQLKPETEGRLEAHRNYIDIQYLVRGEERIGYAPLHGQPVLTPYDGQRDLIFYAGAARSMVRVEEGMFAIYYPHDLHMPGLGEPDDRVRKVVMKVRV, from the coding sequence ATGATTGTGGATCGTATCGAAAATTTTGCCGAGTATCTGACCCTTGGCGATCGACTTGCCCGGGCGCTTGATTTTTTGCACCGGACCGATTTTGCCGAAATGGCCCTCGGGGAACATTGCCTTGAGGGGCGAGACATCATGGCGATTGTCAATGAGTACCAGTTAAAGCCCGAGACCGAAGGACGGCTGGAAGCGCATCGGAATTATATCGATATTCAGTATCTGGTGCGGGGGGAGGAAAGGATCGGCTATGCCCCGCTACACGGTCAGCCAGTCCTGACCCCCTATGATGGCCAGCGCGATTTGATCTTCTATGCGGGCGCGGCAAGATCTATGGTTCGGGTTGAGGAGGGGATGTTCGCTATCTATTATCCGCACGACCTGCACATGCCGGGACTTGGAGAACCTGACGACAGGGTGAGAAAAGTCGTGATGAAGGTTAGGGTATAA
- the uvrC gene encoding excinuclease ABC subunit UvrC — MTILDPSNYPASPGVYLMKDAEGLILYIGKAKNLRARLRNYFSPGGDGRAQIPLLMARVAAIEVILTDTEKEALLLENNLIKQHKPRYNIDLRDDKTYVSVRLDPHDEFPALEIVRQVHNDGALYFGPYASSGAIRQTLKEIYRLFPLRHSRIERCRMRDRPCLFHQIGQCSAPCHGKISAVDYAHLVQGVVALLSGRDPEVLQLLQQRMVVASAALRFEEAARLRDQIRAIQRSVERQSVADLGGGDQDILGLERDGGEVELVLLFIRQGKLLGKRSWLVEWRLDIDELIFDFLRQYYTSGVIIPDQILLPEPLEDADLLGGWLGELRGKKVQISTPQRGDKRRMVELACRNAADEKRQRGSRKEAREQVLKEILDLFHLPALPQRIECFDISNIQGTLSVGSMAVLIAGEAAPKEYRRYKIKTVEGADDYASLSEVLRRRLARGIDENCLPQMILIDGGKGQLTVLSEVLAELGLKNLIGIAGIAKSRVRANVRGKLVEKTEERFFLPGRKNPLRLRSGSPVLYMLERLRDETHRFAITYHRKLRSKATLRSGLEDIPGVGPARRKALLKHFGSLKQIRAARVEELLKVPGVSIALANEIFQTYQSPDNSPQEISE, encoded by the coding sequence ATGACAATACTTGATCCCTCAAACTATCCAGCCTCACCTGGTGTCTATCTGATGAAAGATGCTGAAGGGCTGATTCTTTATATCGGTAAGGCCAAAAACTTGCGGGCCCGACTCCGCAATTATTTTTCCCCCGGCGGTGACGGACGCGCCCAGATTCCTTTATTGATGGCTAGAGTCGCGGCGATCGAAGTTATTTTAACCGATACCGAAAAAGAGGCCCTGCTGCTTGAAAACAATCTGATCAAACAGCATAAACCCCGATACAATATTGACCTGCGTGATGATAAAACCTATGTCTCGGTGCGCCTTGATCCGCATGACGAATTCCCGGCGCTCGAAATTGTTCGACAGGTGCACAATGATGGCGCCCTCTATTTTGGGCCATATGCCTCGTCGGGTGCGATCCGGCAGACCCTGAAAGAGATCTATCGTCTTTTTCCATTACGGCACTCGCGGATTGAACGTTGCCGTATGCGGGACAGGCCCTGTCTCTTTCATCAGATCGGACAGTGCAGTGCCCCCTGTCACGGCAAGATTTCGGCAGTAGACTATGCGCACCTGGTTCAGGGTGTGGTGGCGCTCCTGTCGGGGCGCGACCCGGAAGTGCTGCAACTCCTGCAACAACGCATGGTGGTCGCCTCCGCTGCGTTGCGATTTGAGGAAGCTGCGCGCTTACGCGACCAGATCAGGGCTATTCAGCGAAGCGTTGAGCGTCAATCGGTGGCCGATTTGGGGGGCGGAGATCAAGATATCCTCGGTCTGGAGCGCGATGGTGGCGAAGTCGAACTGGTGCTTCTTTTTATTCGGCAGGGGAAGCTGCTTGGAAAACGCAGCTGGCTGGTCGAGTGGCGGCTTGATATTGATGAGTTGATCTTTGATTTTTTGCGCCAGTATTACACCAGCGGGGTGATTATTCCTGATCAGATACTGCTACCGGAACCTCTGGAAGACGCGGATCTGCTCGGAGGCTGGCTGGGTGAATTGCGTGGCAAAAAAGTGCAGATCAGCACCCCGCAACGGGGAGACAAGCGGCGCATGGTCGAATTGGCCTGTCGCAATGCTGCCGACGAGAAGCGTCAGCGGGGCAGCCGTAAAGAGGCTCGGGAGCAAGTACTGAAGGAGATTCTGGATCTGTTTCACCTCCCGGCTCTGCCGCAACGGATAGAATGTTTTGATATCTCGAACATTCAGGGGACTTTGTCGGTCGGCAGCATGGCGGTGCTGATTGCCGGCGAGGCGGCGCCCAAGGAATACCGGCGGTATAAAATTAAGACAGTTGAGGGTGCGGATGATTACGCCTCCCTGTCCGAGGTCCTGCGCCGGCGTTTGGCCCGCGGAATCGATGAAAACTGTCTGCCGCAGATGATTTTGATCGACGGCGGCAAGGGCCAGTTGACGGTGCTCTCCGAGGTCTTGGCTGAGCTTGGGCTGAAGAATCTGATCGGAATCGCCGGTATTGCCAAGAGCCGTGTGCGGGCTAATGTCCGGGGTAAGCTGGTGGAGAAGACTGAGGAGCGATTTTTCCTGCCAGGCCGTAAAAATCCCCTGAGGTTGCGAAGTGGCTCACCGGTACTGTATATGCTTGAACGGTTGCGCGATGAAACCCACCGTTTTGCAATTACCTATCACCGCAAGCTCCGCAGCAAGGCGACACTGCGCTCCGGGCTCGAAGATATCCCCGGAGTCGGCCCTGCCCGGCGCAAGGCACTTCTTAAGCATTTTGGCAGTCTGAAACAGATTCGTGCTGCCCGTGTGGAAGAACTGTTGAAGGTTCCCGGTGTTTCGATAGCCCTTGCCAATGAAATCTTTCAAACCTATCAGTCACCAGATAATAGCCCGCAGGAGATCTCCGAATGA